In the Pseudomonadota bacterium genome, AGCGGCTGCACCGTTCAACAAGCGGCTGCACCGTTCAACCCGTACCCCGGGGCCGCATTCGGTAGGCCATGGCCGGCTGATTCCGCTCTGGGCTCACGCCGATGTGATTCGCCGTACCCCGGGGCCGCATTCAGTAGGCCATGGCCGGGGCGTAGCGGGGGGTATCGGGGGCGATCACCACGAGCCGGTAGTCTCCTGGCTTCAGATCGGCCGGCACGCCGAACGAGCGACCGAAATCGCCACCCGGGCCGGTGAGCGTCACGCCGAGCAGCAACGTGCGCGACTGGTCGACGGCAGCCAACGACACCTCCACCCGCAGCCCTGCCACTCCCTGCCCGGTGGGACCCAGCACCAGGCCCCTCACGGCCAGCATCTCGCCGCGGACCACGGAATAGCGGTGCTTGCTCAGCCGCACGGTCAGCCGCTCGCGCCCGGTGTCGACAGAGCCGGCAGCCGGATCGGCCCCCTGGGTGGGCATGCCGAGAAACGGCGCGAGCCGCCCACCCGGGGAGCCGGTGGTCGCGCGCGCCAGCCACCGCGCCTGCGAGGCCCCCACGGGACGCGAGAGCGAGCCACGCAGGCCTCGTACGTTGCCCGCGAGCAGCGAGTAAGCGCGCTCGTAGGCCTCGGGGCGTGGCAGCGGATCGGGGTTTTCCGGGATGTAGACGGGCCGCGTGGCCGCGCCAGTCGCGTTGAGGCCGTGGGCCGCGCCACCGAGGTCGATCCGCATCCAACCGGCGCCGAACAGCTTCACCTCCACCCAGGAATGGGCCTCGTTCTGCACAAAACGAGCAGGAACACCGAGCGCCTGAGCCAGAATCGTGAATCCGTAGGACCGGTGGCGGCAGATGCCCTTCTTCGAGCGCACCAGATCGGCCAGGATGTCACCGCTGTCGCGCGGCGGCTCCTCGGATTCCTCGAAAGCTCGAAAATGTGCGGTCAGCTTCGCGAGCGCTTCAGGCAGTGACGAGCTGGCGTGAACGCCGAGCTCTGATGCGAGCCGCAGCGCACGCCGCCGGATACCGGCCGGCATCGGCCGGCACTCGACCGCGAGGGCGTTCACGGGGACCTGCGGCACCGGTTGTGCGAAATACCCCTGTGGAGCATCGGTCAGGAAGCTCAGGCGCACCTTCTTGTTCCGGGGCAGGGCCCCCGCCACGC is a window encoding:
- a CDS encoding transglutaminase domain-containing protein, which encodes MPQRRTPCQHRIRQAVLGALLLATHSTGSQAQVLHEFVPDVDSNEALATLARTSGGPPLVSYRGELVGPPDTTVAPPLSMIASSGDGRGQERPGRRSAAFRPDRLTALESTVEYHACFSPTIAPFKRVTALDAVAFGKDGRTPVLGVWQPRSDSVAVTAQHSDQSDSARDRFWGYVELDLREGRRTPLPSVAPGSHLLLLRAEPNVALQVSKDGADNFFVSVAGALPRNKKVRLSFLTDAPQGYFAQPVPQVPVNALAVECRPMPAGIRRRALRLASELGVHASSSLPEALAKLTAHFRAFEESEEPPRDSGDILADLVRSKKGICRHRSYGFTILAQALGVPARFVQNEAHSWVEVKLFGAGWMRIDLGGAAHGLNATGAATRPVYIPENPDPLPRPEAYERAYSLLAGNVRGLRGSLSRPVGASQARWLARATTGSPGGRLAPFLGMPTQGADPAAGSVDTGRERLTVRLSKHRYSVVRGEMLAVRGLVLGPTGQGVAGLRVEVSLAAVDQSRTLLLGVTLTGPGGDFGRSFGVPADLKPGDYRLVVIAPDTPRYAPAMAY